TTGCCTGACAAGGGATAGATAATTCACAAACTCGACCCGCAGACTGCAGACTcagaaaaacagaaaatgcaaaacaaaAGTTAAAAGAGCAAACCGTAGGTGGTGGTACCGGTATCAGACGGCTTAGGTTGTAAAATGCGAATACTTCTCAGGTCCAATTCAGTAGATTCAGCTTGTTCAACTTTGATGGGACAATGGTTTGTAGCTGCTGAATTAAACTCTTTTTCGCACCCTCTGATTCCATAAATTGCAACTTTGAAGCTGGATCTTGCCTCGATGATGAGCCAAAACACCAGAAGATCGCCGATTTCCAGCTTAAGATCATTCACAAATTTCGGCCAGCCATCTGTGAAGCAGTAGCGCTCATCAATGCGCACAATCTTTACGGGCCACGTTTCTCCAGATTTGGTCTTAAGCAGGGCATGCTGAGGCAATATTTCTTCGAATCTACTCACAAAAAGAGTCGGTATACGCTGCAAGGAGGACATATCATACACAGCATGCAATGCATTATATATTATTACATCTCAGACAGTTAGTCAGTGCATGCAGCTCAAATAAGAAATTATCAGaaccggaaaaaaaaaacataaaatgcAATTATACAGTCACATTCATTGATGAGTCATCAATCCTTTCTTCCCCCTCTCATAGACATATACATGAAATGGAACTTATTACTTACGAGTATGGACTTGGAATCATGGACTAGGACTTTGAAGAATGAAGGGAAGTCCATGGCAGCCAGAGCCAGAGGCGGGGCTCCTTTCTTTTGCCCTTCCGTCCTTTCACGCAATTTGCGGTCTAAAACTCATTTAAGTAAAGGGCCGTTGCATGCAGGACATTTGGCTACAAAATGCAAAAGTGCGTGCCACCGTGGACTCGGTGTCAAGACAAAAAAGGTGCCGAGATGGATTCcccaattttattaatttttttttaaattatactgtttttttttttaaagctctGTACTGATTTTAAATTTAGCTCTTAACAAATATTAGCAGACTAACATTTAAAAACAGTAAACAACCACAACCGTGCTCTAATATATCCTACACCACAAAAATGGGTTTATAAGGTTTTCTCATCGGTTCGTTTTATGTTGTTTTGAAGTCATTTTCGAGATGCTTTATaagtaatatttttttaaatgttttttAAGGCTTAACATTCATTCATCCTCGAACTCAAGATCATGTTGCTTTCCATTTGAATTgcgttttggatttttttttgttgtaattTGTAGCACTTTCCATAATATGatttatctaaaataaaaagaacACCATATCTTATGTATACTATTCCCCGACTTAATTTTGCGTTAGTTCGAGTAACAGTATAAAATGAATACTAAAAATAACTATACTTTG
The genomic region above belongs to Coffea arabica cultivar ET-39 chromosome 7c, Coffea Arabica ET-39 HiFi, whole genome shotgun sequence and contains:
- the LOC113701666 gene encoding putative B3 domain-containing protein At5g66980; its protein translation is MDFPSFFKVLVHDSKSILRIPTLFVSRFEEILPQHALLKTKSGETWPVKIVRIDERYCFTDGWPKFVNDLKLEIGDLLVFWLIIEARSSFKVAIYGIRGCEKEFNSAATNHCPIKVEQAESTELDLRSIRILQPKPSDTGTTTYDAKRRKLKRNENPSCGAQKSFNSVEDRRFTKVMAKHHRYRLHVPLLFAEKTGLMGKTQVELRYQNGWSTNVVLKQSTKPHMLDMCAGWPEFRKKNRLLCGKKCAFEYVPETGSIQVQLL